In one window of Macrotis lagotis isolate mMagLag1 chromosome 5, bilby.v1.9.chrom.fasta, whole genome shotgun sequence DNA:
- the EVI2A gene encoding protein EVI2A, which translates to MEPTGCSLSAALLATTIFSWLPQTKANTTSLWILNRTDWDQVLENQTNWRGNGGSMNTETSVVHTARGPETGTPWPAFASSAPPSGHGLHTPSPPGDGGMPTTQNTEHTSKNQNEIFKKDICEESHNKMAMLVCLVIIAVLFLICTLLFLSTVILANRVSSLKRSKQVCKRQTRSNGDFLASSVLWPADSDPGKRAEQLMEARLMLQAAGTLTLPRERKDARDTEKLTL; encoded by the coding sequence ATGGAACCCACAGGATGCTCCCTGTCCGCTGCTCTTCTGGCAACCACCATCTTTTCTTGGCTTCCTCAAACCAAAGCAAACACAACATCCCTCTGGATCCTCAACAGGACTGACTGGGACCAAGTCCTAGAGAATCAAACCAACTGGAGGGGGAATGGAGGCTCCATGAACACAGAAACTAGTGTGGTCCACACTGCCCGTGGGCCTGAGACTGGGACCCCGTGGCCGGCCTTTGCATCCTCAGCTCCTCCGTCTGGACATGGCCTCCACACCCCTTCTCCTCCTGGGGATGGTGGCATGCCCACCACACAGAACACTGAACACACAAGCAAGAACcagaatgagatttttaaaaaagacatttgtGAAGAGAGTCACAACAAAATGGCCATGCTGGTCTGCCTGGTCATCATTGCTGTGCTCTTCCTCATCTGCACCCTCCTATTTCTGTCCACCGTGATTCTGGCCAACAGAGTGTCTTCACTTAAACGATCCAAGCAGGTCTGCAAGCGGCAGACAAGAAGCAATGGGGACTTCCTGGCCAGCAGTGTGCTGTGGCCGGCGGACTCTGACCCGGGGAAAAGGGCAGAGCAGCTCATGGAGGCCCGGCTGATGCTCCAGGCTGCTGGGACCCTCACGCTTCCGAGGGAAAGAAAAGATGCCAGAGACACCGAGAAACTCACCCTCTGA